A genomic segment from Myxococcales bacterium encodes:
- a CDS encoding Uma2 family endonuclease: MVARRTDRVATYADIEALPRHVVGEIIGGVLHASPRPAVRHARTASVIGGKLGAPFDWGDGPGGWILLDEPEIHLGSDVVVPDLAGWRRERLPELPDTAFLVVPPDWICEVLSPSTAKVDRTEKLPIHARERVAHVWFVDPIARTLEVLRLDDTTHRIVGLWHDDASVRAEPFDAIELELRAWWTSVETSSATR, encoded by the coding sequence ATGGTCGCCCGGCGCACCGATCGAGTCGCAACCTATGCGGACATCGAAGCGCTGCCTCGCCACGTCGTGGGCGAGATCATTGGTGGCGTGCTGCACGCGAGTCCTCGCCCAGCCGTTCGCCACGCCCGCACCGCGAGCGTGATCGGCGGAAAGCTCGGCGCGCCCTTTGACTGGGGTGACGGCCCTGGCGGATGGATTCTGCTCGACGAGCCGGAGATTCATCTGGGCAGCGACGTTGTTGTCCCCGATCTCGCCGGCTGGCGCCGCGAGCGCTTGCCCGAGCTGCCGGACACGGCGTTCCTCGTGGTGCCACCGGATTGGATCTGCGAGGTGCTCTCGCCATCGACCGCGAAGGTCGATCGAACGGAGAAGTTGCCCATCCACGCACGCGAGCGCGTTGCTCACGTCTGGTTCGTGGACCCTATCGCAAGGACCCTCGAGGTCCTTCGCCTCGATGACACGACCCATCGCATCGTGGGTCTCTGGCACGACGACGCGAGCGTTCGGGCGGAGCCGTTCGACGCCATCGAGCTTGAACTCCGCGCCTGGTGGACCTCCGTGGAGACCAGCAGCGCCACGCGCTGA
- a CDS encoding AgmX/PglI C-terminal domain-containing protein has protein sequence MREAQSAGDVDAALARCEEEHYGTAWRIDAAKRDGGTNGVLLPELIQAVVRGGFGAFRRCYEEGLRRNPKLAGRVCVGFRVGAVGQVFDAKVWSEDPCVTGLADNEAATCVAKAFSPLRFPKPVGGVVTVVYPITFSPGD, from the coding sequence ATGCGCGAGGCGCAAAGCGCGGGTGACGTCGACGCCGCCTTGGCTCGCTGCGAGGAGGAGCACTACGGGACGGCGTGGCGCATCGACGCCGCCAAGCGTGATGGCGGAACGAACGGCGTCTTACTGCCCGAGCTGATCCAGGCGGTCGTTCGTGGCGGTTTCGGCGCCTTTCGCCGCTGCTATGAAGAGGGCCTCCGGCGGAATCCAAAGCTCGCAGGCCGGGTCTGCGTCGGCTTTCGCGTCGGCGCCGTCGGCCAAGTCTTCGACGCGAAAGTGTGGTCGGAGGATCCCTGCGTGACGGGTCTCGCCGACAACGAGGCCGCCACCTGCGTCGCGAAGGCCTTCTCGCCGCTACGCTTCCCGAAGCCGGTCGGCGGCGTGGTGACCGTCGTGTACCCCATCACCTTCAGTCCCGGTGACTAG
- a CDS encoding alpha/beta hydrolase, producing the protein MKYAVLRAGLFGILLAGCVAEPVPLPSSDGAGRVAAKAEPCAAVAAASETVRVANDFGRIEGTLEVPEGCGPLPVVLILSGSGTSDRNGNVPGEREQPHIYRVLSETLVAGGFAVLRYDDAGIAGSVSGAPAKVEDFRFDHEIADAARFVAELRKDARFGAVVVAGHSQGSLTGIMASQLQPIDALISLAGTGRPIAQLLREQLEKRLNEQELALLDAALAKL; encoded by the coding sequence ATGAAGTACGCAGTCCTACGCGCCGGCCTTTTCGGGATCCTCCTCGCTGGATGCGTCGCCGAACCGGTGCCTCTCCCGAGCTCCGATGGCGCGGGGCGAGTCGCAGCCAAGGCCGAGCCTTGCGCTGCCGTCGCGGCCGCCAGCGAGACGGTCCGCGTCGCCAACGACTTCGGCCGCATCGAGGGAACGCTCGAGGTGCCCGAGGGCTGCGGGCCGCTCCCGGTGGTGCTCATCCTCTCTGGCTCCGGCACCAGCGACCGCAACGGCAACGTCCCCGGCGAGCGCGAGCAGCCGCACATCTACCGCGTCCTATCGGAGACGCTCGTCGCTGGGGGCTTCGCCGTGCTTCGCTACGACGACGCGGGCATCGCCGGTAGCGTTAGCGGGGCCCCCGCGAAGGTCGAAGACTTTCGGTTCGACCACGAAATCGCCGACGCCGCGCGTTTCGTGGCCGAGCTGCGCAAAGACGCGCGCTTTGGCGCGGTCGTAGTGGCGGGCCACAGCCAGGGGTCCCTGACTGGGATCATGGCGAGTCAGTTGCAGCCCATCGACGCCTTGATCTCGTTGGCTGGCACCGGACGACCCATCGCTCAGCTTCTGCGTGAACAATTGGAGAAGCGGCTCAACGAGCAGGAGCTTGCCCTCTTGGATGCAGCGCTTGCGAAGCTTTAG
- a CDS encoding NmrA family NAD(P)-binding protein, with the protein MQNKLVVVVGGAGKLGRLVVDALVSEPGVNVRVLVRDPKKPDVASMAREGVELRTFDAASATDADRAGAVRGAFAVVSTLQGGPDIIVDAQLGLLRASKAAGARRFIPSDYSYNVFSLPEGININSDWRRTLATKAREHVTETFEVVHVMQGIFTDRYVLGFLGLLDADKAIVRYWGDGLTRIDWTTWEDTARFTAAAATDDRKVPERLFVSGDRMDVLTFAKTWEAAHGKKLTLERLGSVEELEQETKRRLAAEPHNMYAWLPLMYARGVFGGQALLGPTNNGLYPRISAESVAATAARGGV; encoded by the coding sequence ATGCAAAACAAACTCGTTGTGGTGGTGGGCGGCGCCGGCAAGCTCGGTCGCCTCGTGGTCGATGCGCTCGTCTCGGAACCGGGCGTGAACGTTCGCGTGCTCGTGCGCGATCCGAAGAAGCCCGACGTAGCCTCCATGGCCCGAGAAGGCGTCGAGCTCCGGACGTTTGACGCCGCGAGCGCCACCGATGCCGACCGCGCCGGGGCGGTGCGCGGCGCCTTTGCCGTGGTTTCGACGCTCCAGGGCGGACCCGACATCATCGTCGACGCCCAGCTCGGGCTCCTCCGCGCGTCGAAGGCGGCCGGCGCGCGCCGGTTCATCCCGTCGGACTATTCGTACAACGTCTTTTCGTTGCCCGAGGGCATCAACATCAACTCCGATTGGCGGCGTACGCTGGCGACCAAGGCCCGCGAACACGTCACCGAGACCTTCGAAGTCGTGCACGTGATGCAGGGCATCTTTACCGATCGCTACGTGCTCGGCTTTCTCGGTCTACTCGACGCCGACAAGGCCATCGTGCGCTACTGGGGCGATGGCCTGACGCGCATCGACTGGACGACGTGGGAAGACACGGCTCGCTTCACCGCTGCGGCGGCTACCGACGACCGCAAGGTGCCAGAGCGACTCTTCGTCTCCGGCGATCGTATGGACGTCCTCACGTTCGCGAAGACCTGGGAAGCGGCTCACGGAAAGAAGCTCACGCTCGAGCGACTCGGGTCCGTCGAGGAGCTCGAGCAGGAGACCAAGCGGCGCCTCGCCGCGGAGCCACACAACATGTACGCGTGGCTCCCGCTCATGTACGCGCGCGGCGTCTTCGGTGGCCAGGCGCTCCTTGGGCCCACGAACAACGGTCTGTATCCGCGGATCAGCGCCGAGAGCGTCGCCGCGACCGCTGCACGCGGCGGTGTTTAG